A stretch of DNA from Bacillus sp. NP157:
AACGCGCCGCGGACCCACTCGACGACTTCGCAGCCGATGTCGCCCTCGAACGCGACGACGTCGAACCGGCAGCTGCGCCGGGCATCCCATGGGTTGGCCATCATCCAGATGTGGGCGGCGCTGGACAGGCGCTGGCGCTTGCGTGCGGTGATCGAGCCCACGGCGCCGCCGAACGCGCTGCTGCGTCGGTAGCGCACTTCGACGAAGACGATCGTGTCGCGATCGCGCATCACCAGGTCGATCTCGCCGTGGCGGCAGAGGAAATTGGCGCGGACGAAGCGCAGGCCGCGCGCTTCGAGATAGGCGCGCGCGGCGGTTTCGAAGCGATCTCCGATGGCGCGGCGCGCGGTGGCTTTATGGCTTGTACGGTACACGCGGACTCCGTTCCGCGCCGGGGCAGGGGTGGGTTTTAGCCGCCGCCGCCACTTTCGACGGTCGGCGCGGTCGCCGGCGCTTCGAGTTCAAGGCTACCGGCGACCGGGTGGGCGACGCCGTCAGTGAAACGCGCCCAGATGAGTACGCGTCGGACCCGACCGAACTCATCCGCGACCAACTGGCCGGTGGCGCCGGGCAGGTAGCTGCCGGCGTGGCCACGCATCCAGTCGATGTAGGGGACCAGGCCCCACGCGTCCATGCCGAAGGCGAACAGCCGCGCGGCGACGCCCTTGGTGGCCGGCAGCGACGCGGCGAGGTCGGCGCGGCGCGGCAGGCCCGGCTGGGCATCGAACAGCCACGGTGCGTCGCAGAACTCGACGCCTTCCAGGTCGCGATCCGCGGTGGCGTCGTCGCCGCCGGAATACACATGCGAGGTGGCGAACACCGGCAGGTTGTCCTTGGCCAGGCGCAGCTGTGGCAGCAACAGGCGGGCCTGCTGCGGCTTCATGCTGATGAACACGCCGTTGGTGGCCGGGTCCGCATCGGTCGGTTCGCTGAGCTGCGAGGAGAAGTCGATGCTGTTCGCATCGAGCGTCGCCTGGTTGGCGATGGTGCCGCCACGGGCCTGCCATTCGGCCTTGAAGGCGTTGCCGGCACGGCGGGCGAAGTCGTCGGTGGAGACGATCACGATCGCCGTCTTCATGCCCTTGTCGGCCATGTGGTCGGCGACCTGCGCACCCTCGGTTTCCGGCAGCAGGCCGAACTCGTTCGCACCCGCCGGCGGCAGGCTCTTGCCGTCGCTCGGGTAGTTCAGCGTCAGCATCGGCGCGGGCAGGGCGCCCTTGGCGAAGATCGCCGAGACGCCTTCGCGGTTGAGCGGGCCGACCACGAACTTCGCGCCTTCGGCTACGGCCTTGTCGTAGGCGGCCACGGCGTGCGCCGCATCGTTGCCTGCGTCGTAGACGACGACGTCCGGGCGCGGAGCGTTGGCGTGGGCCGAATCGATGTAATGGGTGAAGAAGCCATCGCGGATGGCGGCGCCGGCGCCGGCGAGCGGACCGCTCAGTGGCAACAGCAGGGCGACCTTGCCGGGCACCTTGTAGCCTTCGCGCACGCCCTGCGCACCGGTCACGGTACCCACGGCCTGGTCGAGCTGGGCTGGGCCGCGGTTCACCGTGCCGAGCTGTGCCTGTGCCTCGGTGACCCACGGACGCATCGGATCGCTGGCCTGCAGCGCATCGCCGCGCTGGCTCAGGCCCGCGCCACCCATGCCGGTCAGCAGGGTGAGGATCTCGCGGCGGTTCTGTTCGCGATCGATGCCGCGCAACTGGCTGTCGAGTTCGACGCGGGTCTGCGCCGCGCTCCACGGATCGCCCGCGGCGGCCTGCGCACGCGCGCGCAGTTCGGCCAGGCGCTGGTCGATCTGCGCCGATACCCGCTGCGCCGGCTTGCCGGTCAGCGACAGGGCCGTGGTCGCATCGTTGTTCTTCAGGGCGATCTCGGCGCGCAGGGCGTCGAAGCGCAGTGCGTCTTCGCCTTCGAGGTGTGAGCGGCGGATGTCGGCGATGGCCGGCGCGGCGCGGTCGAGCGCGCCTTCCTGGCGATACGCCTCACCGGCAAGCAACTTGTAGTAGTCGCGATGTTCCGGATCCTGCTGGGCGAGGCCGAGGTAGGCCTGCGCGGCCTGGTCGAACTGGCCGCGGGTGTACAGCGCCTGCGCGGCCTGGGTGGCTTCACCGCTAGGGCTGTTCGTCTCGGGTCGCGAGCCGCCCTGTGTCACGCAGCCGGCGAGGGCGGCGCTGGTGAGGATGCACAGGGCTGTGGCGCGGATCGATCGCATCGCAAGTTCCTTAGGCGCGGAAGGCGCCGCTCCGGCGCCGAAACGAGGGGATCATAGCTGATCGACTTGCGAGGCCCACGTGAGCCGGCTGTCCGGGCGCGCCGCGCGGGCGGACACCGTTATTGTCCGCGGACACCCGCGGGCCTCCGCCCACCCCGCGGGTAAGTTGCTGATCCCCCAGCCTGTAGCCCTCTCACCGTGGTTTGGCCCGTCTCTTGCTGCAAGGGGCAGGGAGCTTCAGGGAGGGAATGACGGGGATGTTGGGTTACTACTTCGAACTGGCCGTGCGCAGCCTGCGGCGCAATCCCGTGCTGACGGGCCTCATGGTGCTGGCGATCGCCGTCGGCATCGGTACGAGCATGACGACGCTGACGGTGATGCACCTGCTGTCGGGCGACCCTTTGCCTGGCCGTAGCGGCCATCTGTTCTATCCGCAGGTGGCCCCCGACCCGACCCGCACGGCGCAGACCCATCCCGCCGAGGTGATGGACTACCGCTCGGCGATGGACCTGTGGAGCGCGAAGCGCGCCGACCGCCAGGCGATCATCGTGCACAGCGAGCTGAAGGTGCGCGCGCCGGGCACGAACCTGCCGCCGCTGATGGAGCCGATGCTTTCGACGACGACGGATTTCTTCGCGATGTTCGACGTGCCGTTCGAATACGGCGGGGCGTGGACGGCCGAAGACGACGAGAAACATGCCCGGGTCGTGGTGATCTCCTCCAACCTCAACCACAAGCTTTTCCGCGGCGAGAACAGCGTCGGCCGCACGCTGCACCTGGCCAATACCGATGTGCGCATCGTCGGCGTGCTCAAGCCGTGGCGGCCGTCGCCGCTGTTCTATAGCGTGCACGGCGGCCGCTTCGCCATGGGCGACACCGCGGATTTCTATAGCGCGCCGGAAGACGTCATGACCCCGTTCCAGTCGGGGCTGGAGATCAACGACGGCCACTTCCAGCAGTTCACCTGCTGGCAGCTGCCCGATACGCCGGGCCACCTGCAGAACGCGCCGTGCCTGTGGGTATGGCTGTGGGTGCAGATCGACGATAGCGCGAAGGTGGACGACTACCGGCGTTTCGTCGCCGGCTACGCCGAGCAGCAGAAGGCCATGGGTCGCTTCACCCAGTCGCTCACCGACCTGCCTTCGCTGATGGAATGGATGCAGACCAATCGCGTGGTCCCGGGCGACGTGCGCCTGCAGACCTGGCTGGCGTTCGCCTTCCTCGCCATCTGCCTGTGCAATTCGATCGGCCTGATGCTGGCCAAGTTCCTGCGCCGCAGCGGCGACTACGGCGTGCGCCGTGCGCTGGGTGCGACGCGTGGCGCGGTGATCACGCAGTGCCTGGTCGAGGCGGGCGTGATCGGCCTCGCCGGTGGCCTGGTTGGCTGGCTGTTTACCCTGGCCGGGCTGTGGCTGGTCCGCCAGCAGGACGTGGCCTACGCCGACCTGGTCCACCTGGATCCGGCGATGTTCCTGGTGACCTTCGTGCTGGCCGTCGTGGTCAGCCTGGTAGCTGGCGCACTGCCTGCCGTGCGCGCGGGCGGTGTCGCCCCGGGCCTGCAACTGAAGACGCTGTGAGGACGACACCATGACCGTGCACCCGATCCTCGCCGCCCTGCGTCATCACCGGCTCGCCACCACGCTCATCGTCCTGCAGATCGCGCTCGCCTGCGCGGTGATGTGCAACGCCTGTTCGCTGATCGCCGCGCGCTGGCAAGCCATGCAGATCGTCAGCGGCGTCGACGAGTCGTCGCTCGGCGTCATCTATCTGTCCGGCTATGAGCCGGCGCAAGCCAACGACCTGGATGCGCGCATGCTCGAAGGCCTGCGCGCGATCCCGGGCGTCACGGCGGTGAACCAGGTCAACACCGTGCCGTTCGGCCCGCACGCGGGTACCGCTGGCATCACCCTCGATGCCGAAGGCAAGCAGCACGGCGGCGTGGTCGACTTCTACCTCGGCACCCGGGGCACGCTCGAATCCATGGGGGTGAAGCTGATCGAGGGACGCCTGCCCACGGCGGAGGAATACCGTCCGTCGAAAGACTTCGTGCCGGAGGAGGCCAGCGTGCTGGTGACCCGCTCGATGGCCAACCACATGTGGCCCGGAGCCGGCGCGCTGGGCCAGGAGTTCTGGATCGACCACTACCACTTCCGCGTGATCGGCGTGCTCGAGCACCTGTCGATCCCGGGGCCCGCGGCGCGTGGGCCGGAGGAGGCGGACTGGTCCGCGTTCATTCCCACGCTGTCCGGTCCGGCGATTTCGGGCAATTACATGTTGCGTGCCGCGCCGTCGGACATGCCGCGGGTGATGCACCAGGCCCGCGATGCGGTGGCGAAGATCGCGCCGGACGCGGTGTTGAATCGCGAGATCAGCCTGTCAGTGCCGGAGCTGCGCAACCAGCGCTTCGCCGGCGACAAGGCGATGATGGGCATCCTCGTCGGCATCATCGTGGCGCTGCTGCTGGTGACCGCGCTGGGCATCGTCGGCCTGGCCAGCTTCTGGGTCGCCCGCCGGCGCAAGCAGATCGGCATCCGCCGCGCGATCGGCGCCACGCGCCGCGACATCCTGCATTACTTCCAGCTGGAGAACTTCGCCATCGTCAGCATGGGTGTCGTCATCGGCGGCGTGCTCGCCTACGCGATCAGCATCCTGTTGATGATGTACCACGAGGTACCGCTGCTACCGCCGTGGTACTTCGTCGCCGGCGCCGCGGTGCTGTGGCTGCTGGGGCAACTGTCCGTGCTCGGCCCGGCCCTGCGCGCCGCCGCCGTCCCGCCCGTCGTCGCCACCCGCGGATAAACCGCCCGTCGTCGCCCGTGGATAAACCACCTGTAGGAGCGCGCCTGCGCGCGAATAGCCAACCGGCCCATTTCGCCGAAACCGGCCCGTTGGTTTTTCGCGCGCAGGCGCGCTCCTACTGTCCGTAGAGCGCCTTCCGCGGCGCTCCCGTGATCGCCGCCGCGAGCTTGGCCGCCTTCGCCGGCGGCAGCTCGTCCTTAAGAATGCCGAACACCCGTAGCCCTTCGGCCAGCTTCTCATCCTCGCCCGCCTCGCGGCCGGCGACCATCACCACGAACTCGCCCTTTTGCTGGTTCGCGTCGGCGGCGACGGTGCCGACCAGTTCGCCCAGCGGAGCGCCGAGCACGGTCTCGAACATCTTGGTCAGCTCGCGCGCGACGACGGCTTCGCGGTCGGCGCCGAAGACGTCACGCATGTCTTCCAGGCATTCGAGGATGCGGTGCGAGGATTCATAGAAGATCGCCGTGCGTGATTCACCGGCGAGCTCGGCCAGGCGCGCACGACGCGCACCGGCCTTGGCCGGCAGGAAACCCTCGAACACGAAACGGTCGCTGGGCAACCCGGCCACCGACAGCGCCGCGATGACCGCGCTCGGCCCCGGGATCGGACTGACCTTCAGCCCCGCCTGCCGCGCCGCGCGCACAAGCCGGAAACCCGGGTCGCTGATCAGCGGCGTACCCGCATCCGACACCAGCGCCACGTCATCGCCACCCCGCATCCGCTCGACCAGCCCATCCACGGCCGTACGCTCGTTGTGGTCATGCAACGCCACCAGCGGCGTATCGATCCCCAGGTGCTGCAGCAAGGGCCGCGTATGCCGGGTGTCCTCCGCCGCGATCACCGCCACCCGGCGCAGGGTCTCGATCGCCCGCGCACTGATGTCATCGCGATGGCCGATCGGCGTGGCGACGACGTGCAGGATGCCGGTGCGGGAGGTGGGCATGGGGGTGGGGCTCGGTGGGGTGGAGGTGGGGGAGTTTAGTGGGTGTGGGGCGGGGCCTGTGGCCCCTTGGGTTAGGCGGGGCCTTTGGCCCCTTGAGTGAGACGGGGCCGTTGGCCCCTTGAGGAGCGGGAGGGCGTTTCTTGCTCTTACTCGAGCGGCGCAGCCGCGACTCACTCAAGCGAGCGCAGCGAAGCGCCTCACTCAAGCCCGCGCAGCGGGCGCCTCACTCGAGCCCGCGAAAGCGGGCGTCTCACCCAGCCCGCGCGACGGGCGTCTCACGCTATACTCCGCGATGGAGTCGGCCGGGCAGTCGCGTCGCGCCGTGTGCGCGTCGAGGAAAGTCCGGGCTCCACAGGGCAGGGTGCCAGGTAACGCCTGGGCAGCGTGAGCTGACGGCCAGTGCAACAGAGAGCAGACCGCCGATGGCCCCGCAAGGGGATCAGGTAAGGGTGAAAGGGTGCGGTAAGAGCGCACCGCGTGCGGGGCTAACGTCGCACGGCACGGTAAACCCCACCCGGAGCAAGACCAAATAAGGGGATCATGATGCGGCCCGTATCGTCCCCGGGTAGGTTGCTAGAGCCTGGCGGTGACGCCAGGCCGAGAAGAATGACTGCTACGTCGCAAGACGCACAGAACCCGGCTTACAGGCCGACTCCAACTTCTTCCGATGCACGTTGCCGGGCCCTTCTGGGGCCCGGCTTCGTTTTGGGCGGGGAGAGTTGGGGGGGTGGGAAGTGGGGGCGCTATTCCGCCGACGTACGAGGGATCTGGATGCTCCCCTGTGCGAAGCGGCCAGCACGGACTGACGGCGAACCTCACGCGAACGCCGGCCGTGCCGCCCCCGCTTCCCATCTCCCATCTCCTGCTTTCGCCGATTGCACGTCTTTCGCACGTCCATCGCGCGCGGGCGCGCTCCTACAAAAAGCGAATGTGGGGCGAGGTGGAGGGGTGCACCTGAACGTGATGTTCGTCACGAAGCCTGATTTCACTCTCAGCTCACGCCTGAGTTCGTGAACGAAAAATCAAAAAATCCCTGCGATTCAACCACCTTCCGTCGATTGCTCAGAAATGGCTGGAATTAGTGATGAACAGGAGCTTTCTCCTTGATTCACAAGAAAAATTTCCTTGACAGTCTCAGACCCCGAGACTATCGTGGGCCCCAGTGTGAAATCGTGGGATTTGGTGGGACGGGCATCCAGACATGTTTCAAGGTGAGACAGCCATCACGGTCGACGACAAAGGTCGTCTGACGATTCCGACTTCGTATCGGGATCAGGTGGCTGTCGCCTGCGCAAATCGCCTGGTGCTCACCTACAACCCCTTCGAAACCGGTTGCCTGTGGCTCTTTCCGTACGCGGAGTGGGAGCGGGTCCGGGACGACGTCAACAAGCTTTCGTCCGTGAAGGCCGTGCACCGCAACCTGCAGATGAAGCTGGTAGGTGCCGCGGCCATCGTCGAACCGGATGGCG
This window harbors:
- the mraZ gene encoding division/cell wall cluster transcriptional repressor MraZ, with the protein product MFQGETAITVDDKGRLTIPTSYRDQVAVACANRLVLTYNPFETGCLWLFPYAEWERVRDDVNKLSSVKAVHRNLQMKLVGAAAIVEPDGAARILLPASQRAAAGIEKKAVLLGMGSKFELWSEQAHLAKIRQTIGEDEISDDMAELRL
- a CDS encoding ABC transporter permease, which produces MTGMLGYYFELAVRSLRRNPVLTGLMVLAIAVGIGTSMTTLTVMHLLSGDPLPGRSGHLFYPQVAPDPTRTAQTHPAEVMDYRSAMDLWSAKRADRQAIIVHSELKVRAPGTNLPPLMEPMLSTTTDFFAMFDVPFEYGGAWTAEDDEKHARVVVISSNLNHKLFRGENSVGRTLHLANTDVRIVGVLKPWRPSPLFYSVHGGRFAMGDTADFYSAPEDVMTPFQSGLEINDGHFQQFTCWQLPDTPGHLQNAPCLWVWLWVQIDDSAKVDDYRRFVAGYAEQQKAMGRFTQSLTDLPSLMEWMQTNRVVPGDVRLQTWLAFAFLAICLCNSIGLMLAKFLRRSGDYGVRRALGATRGAVITQCLVEAGVIGLAGGLVGWLFTLAGLWLVRQQDVAYADLVHLDPAMFLVTFVLAVVVSLVAGALPAVRAGGVAPGLQLKTL
- a CDS encoding penicillin-binding protein activator: MRSIRATALCILTSAALAGCVTQGGSRPETNSPSGEATQAAQALYTRGQFDQAAQAYLGLAQQDPEHRDYYKLLAGEAYRQEGALDRAAPAIADIRRSHLEGEDALRFDALRAEIALKNNDATTALSLTGKPAQRVSAQIDQRLAELRARAQAAAGDPWSAAQTRVELDSQLRGIDREQNRREILTLLTGMGGAGLSQRGDALQASDPMRPWVTEAQAQLGTVNRGPAQLDQAVGTVTGAQGVREGYKVPGKVALLLPLSGPLAGAGAAIRDGFFTHYIDSAHANAPRPDVVVYDAGNDAAHAVAAYDKAVAEGAKFVVGPLNREGVSAIFAKGALPAPMLTLNYPSDGKSLPPAGANEFGLLPETEGAQVADHMADKGMKTAIVIVSTDDFARRAGNAFKAEWQARGGTIANQATLDANSIDFSSQLSEPTDADPATNGVFISMKPQQARLLLPQLRLAKDNLPVFATSHVYSGGDDATADRDLEGVEFCDAPWLFDAQPGLPRRADLAASLPATKGVAARLFAFGMDAWGLVPYIDWMRGHAGSYLPGATGQLVADEFGRVRRVLIWARFTDGVAHPVAGSLELEAPATAPTVESGGGG
- the rsmI gene encoding 16S rRNA (cytidine(1402)-2'-O)-methyltransferase, whose translation is MPTSRTGILHVVATPIGHRDDISARAIETLRRVAVIAAEDTRHTRPLLQHLGIDTPLVALHDHNERTAVDGLVERMRGGDDVALVSDAGTPLISDPGFRLVRAARQAGLKVSPIPGPSAVIAALSVAGLPSDRFVFEGFLPAKAGARRARLAELAGESRTAIFYESSHRILECLEDMRDVFGADREAVVARELTKMFETVLGAPLGELVGTVAADANQQKGEFVVMVAGREAGEDEKLAEGLRVFGILKDELPPAKAAKLAAAITGAPRKALYGQ
- a CDS encoding FtsX-like permease family protein: MTVHPILAALRHHRLATTLIVLQIALACAVMCNACSLIAARWQAMQIVSGVDESSLGVIYLSGYEPAQANDLDARMLEGLRAIPGVTAVNQVNTVPFGPHAGTAGITLDAEGKQHGGVVDFYLGTRGTLESMGVKLIEGRLPTAEEYRPSKDFVPEEASVLVTRSMANHMWPGAGALGQEFWIDHYHFRVIGVLEHLSIPGPAARGPEEADWSAFIPTLSGPAISGNYMLRAAPSDMPRVMHQARDAVAKIAPDAVLNREISLSVPELRNQRFAGDKAMMGILVGIIVALLLVTALGIVGLASFWVARRRKQIGIRRAIGATRRDILHYFQLENFAIVSMGVVIGGVLAYAISILLMMYHEVPLLPPWYFVAGAAVLWLLGQLSVLGPALRAAAVPPVVATRG
- a CDS encoding YraN family protein, with protein sequence MYRTSHKATARRAIGDRFETAARAYLEARGLRFVRANFLCRHGEIDLVMRDRDTIVFVEVRYRRSSAFGGAVGSITARKRQRLSSAAHIWMMANPWDARRSCRFDVVAFEGDIGCEVVEWVRGAFEP